A window of Sulfurimonas gotlandica GD1 contains these coding sequences:
- a CDS encoding ABC transporter substrate-binding protein, protein MKFFNNFIKILLLLSITNLYAHKLDKVSLQLQWKHQFEFAGFYAAKEKGFFKDVGLDVELLEYDSTKSISEEVLEGRAQYGLSYSSIIAEYLEGKPLVLVANFFKQSPLVLIAQESIESPKDLKGKKIMGVSDSIDNITLLLMLDKFGLKTKDIINIPASFKIDEFINKKIDAMSAFTTNELYYLNKKGIKYTIFDPVVYGAKYYDVNLFTSKKEALQNPQRVQRFKEASIRGWEYALKHKEEVVDIILQKYNTQNKSKEALLFEAKQIEQLMFANIYKVGSIDKDRVKIIADSFMQAGFVKKIKNRDIESFIFESSAFSISFSQKEKEYLKNKKIISMCVDPNWMPFEALVNGEYIGLNSEFLKLFQKELSIPIKVIETDSWSESVKLAREKKCDVLSLLMQTKDREKDFNFPTPYLDVPPVIVTKTDKASVVDIYTIGKEKIAVVKDYALVDIIRDKYKNLEVIEVKDTEEGLKKVENGEVFGFAGSSVAIEYNFQHGDYASFKISAHFAEKLSFGFGVREDDIHLYNILQKLVQKLSEDDKHDILKKYFTIKYEQKFDYSLFYQLFAVVLIIAIIFIYRNVKIKKLNEVLQEKMEAELKKSSDKDKMLFHQNKLAAMGEMLENIAHQWRQPLTQINSSVLLIDDILHEKNFRNVDVEERLLEIESLTKYLSNTINDFKDFFANDKMKNEFLLREMIEKSIYIVKGSLKKNNIEVTVDIENDFRYFGYEGELQQVVVVILNNAKDVLLSRNINSPIINISIELKDGFYTIRICDNAGGITKNIREKIFEPYFTTKHKSKGTGLGLYMSKKIIEESMDGELNVKNHNMGSCFEIKLKVSSD, encoded by the coding sequence ATGAAATTTTTCAATAACTTTATAAAAATACTACTTTTGTTATCTATAACTAATCTATATGCACACAAATTAGACAAAGTGTCTTTACAACTTCAATGGAAGCATCAGTTTGAATTTGCAGGCTTTTATGCTGCAAAAGAGAAGGGTTTTTTCAAAGATGTCGGACTTGATGTAGAGCTTTTAGAATACGACAGTACAAAAAGTATTTCAGAAGAAGTTTTAGAAGGAAGAGCACAGTACGGTCTCTCTTACTCATCAATCATAGCTGAGTATTTAGAAGGAAAACCACTTGTTCTTGTGGCAAACTTTTTTAAGCAGTCCCCATTAGTCTTAATAGCACAGGAGAGTATTGAATCGCCAAAGGATTTAAAGGGCAAAAAGATTATGGGAGTATCTGACTCTATAGATAATATTACTCTTTTACTAATGCTTGATAAGTTTGGTCTTAAAACTAAAGATATTATAAACATTCCAGCAAGTTTTAAAATTGATGAGTTTATCAATAAAAAAATAGATGCAATGAGTGCATTTACAACAAATGAACTCTATTATCTAAATAAAAAAGGCATTAAATATACGATTTTTGATCCTGTTGTTTACGGAGCAAAATATTATGATGTAAACTTATTTACATCAAAAAAAGAGGCTTTACAAAATCCTCAAAGAGTACAAAGGTTTAAAGAAGCATCTATTAGAGGTTGGGAGTATGCACTAAAGCATAAAGAAGAAGTAGTTGATATTATTTTACAAAAGTACAATACTCAAAATAAATCAAAAGAAGCTCTTCTTTTTGAAGCAAAACAGATAGAGCAGTTGATGTTTGCAAATATCTACAAAGTAGGTAGTATAGATAAGGATAGAGTTAAAATAATAGCTGATAGTTTTATGCAAGCCGGCTTTGTTAAAAAAATAAAAAACAGAGATATAGAGTCGTTTATCTTTGAGAGCTCAGCTTTTAGTATAAGCTTTTCTCAAAAAGAAAAAGAGTATTTAAAAAATAAAAAAATCATTTCAATGTGTGTAGATCCGAACTGGATGCCATTTGAAGCACTTGTAAATGGAGAATATATAGGACTTAACTCAGAGTTTTTAAAACTTTTTCAAAAAGAACTTTCAATCCCAATCAAAGTCATAGAAACAGATAGCTGGAGTGAGTCTGTAAAACTTGCAAGAGAGAAAAAATGTGATGTTCTTTCTTTATTAATGCAGACTAAGGATAGAGAAAAAGATTTTAACTTTCCAACTCCGTATTTAGATGTACCACCGGTTATAGTTACAAAAACAGATAAGGCCAGTGTAGTTGATATCTATACTATAGGCAAAGAAAAAATTGCAGTAGTTAAAGATTATGCACTTGTTGATATAATAAGAGATAAGTATAAAAACTTAGAGGTTATAGAGGTTAAAGATACAGAAGAAGGTTTGAAAAAAGTTGAAAACGGGGAAGTATTTGGTTTTGCAGGAAGTTCTGTAGCTATTGAATATAATTTTCAACATGGAGACTATGCAAGTTTTAAAATTAGTGCTCACTTTGCTGAGAAACTCTCTTTTGGTTTTGGTGTCAGGGAAGATGATATACATCTCTATAATATTTTACAAAAATTAGTTCAAAAACTCTCAGAAGATGACAAGCATGATATATTAAAAAAATATTTTACGATCAAGTATGAACAAAAGTTTGACTACTCTCTTTTTTATCAACTATTTGCAGTTGTGCTTATAATAGCCATCATATTCATCTATAGAAATGTAAAAATTAAAAAATTAAATGAAGTACTTCAAGAAAAAATGGAAGCCGAACTCAAAAAATCCAGCGATAAAGACAAGATGCTCTTTCATCAAAATAAACTTGCTGCAATGGGTGAGATGCTGGAGAATATTGCTCATCAGTGGAGACAACCGCTCACTCAAATAAACTCTTCCGTACTTCTAATAGATGACATACTACATGAAAAGAATTTTAGAAATGTAGATGTAGAAGAGAGGCTTTTGGAGATAGAGTCTTTAACAAAATACTTGTCAAATACAATTAATGATTTTAAAGATTTTTTTGCTAATGACAAGATGAAGAATGAATTTTTACTCAGAGAGATGATTGAAAAATCTATTTACATTGTAAAAGGAAGCCTCAAAAAGAACAATATTGAGGTGACTGTAGATATTGAAAATGATTTTAGATATTTTGGTTATGAGGGTGAGCTTCAACAAGTTGTAGTTGTTATACTAAATAATGCTAAAGATGTACTATTAAGTAGAAATATTAACTCTCCAATAATAAATATATCAATAGAATTAAAAGATGGATTTTATACAATTAGAATCTGTGACAATGCCGGTGGAATAACAAAAAATATTAGAGAAAAAATATTTGAACCATACTTTACCACTAAGCATAAGTCTAAGGGAACAGGTTTGGGTCTATATATGTCTAAAAAGATCATTGAAGAGAGTATGGATGGAGAGTTAAATGTGAAAAATCATAATATGGGTTCATGCTTTGAAATCAAGTTAAAGGTTAGCAGTGATTAA
- a CDS encoding TIGR00282 family metallophosphoesterase, with protein MRVVFIGDIVGKPGREMLKTHLKQIRDEYKVDFVIANYENASHGFGVTVLNANELLSYGIDCMTGGNHTWDKKDVVALFDTHEILRPHNYPEEVKGTGCKVYEVAGEKLGVLNLMGHYSMPMVDNAFRKAKETVADLKVQGVENIFIDFHAEATSEKRGMMMLLKGEVNGIIGTHTHVSTDDFQISEGTVYLSDIGLTGCRDNVIGMDSKVPLKQFLTGMKGHFDIPKKCKKILQLAVMDFSKGKCSNAFKLKYFCDGRILKTEAWIEED; from the coding sequence ATGAGAGTAGTATTTATAGGCGATATTGTAGGCAAACCAGGTAGAGAGATGCTAAAAACTCATCTTAAACAAATAAGAGATGAATACAAAGTTGATTTTGTTATAGCTAACTATGAAAATGCGTCGCATGGTTTTGGGGTAACAGTTCTAAATGCAAATGAGCTACTCTCTTATGGCATAGACTGTATGACAGGTGGAAATCATACCTGGGATAAAAAAGATGTGGTAGCACTCTTTGATACTCATGAAATACTTCGCCCGCATAACTACCCAGAAGAAGTAAAGGGAACTGGATGCAAGGTCTATGAAGTTGCCGGTGAAAAACTAGGCGTTTTAAATCTTATGGGACACTACTCTATGCCTATGGTCGATAATGCATTTAGAAAAGCAAAAGAGACGGTAGCAGATTTAAAAGTGCAGGGTGTGGAAAATATATTTATAGATTTTCATGCAGAAGCTACAAGTGAAAAACGAGGTATGATGATGTTGCTTAAAGGTGAGGTAAACGGAATTATCGGTACTCACACTCACGTCTCTACTGATGACTTTCAAATATCTGAGGGAACCGTATATCTTAGTGACATCGGTCTGACTGGATGTAGAGACAATGTTATAGGAATGGATTCTAAAGTTCCTCTAAAGCAGTTTCTTACTGGGATGAAAGGACACTTTGATATACCAAAGAAGTGTAAAAAAATACTTCAGCTAGCTGTAATGGATTTTAGTAAAGGTAAGTGTTCTAATGCTTTTAAATTAAAATATTTTTGTGATGGAAGAATTTTAAAAACTGAGGCTTGGATAGAAGAAGACTAG
- a CDS encoding DEAD/DEAH box helicase, producing the protein MSQSALFQYFKTEPNQDLEILICEDSKEATELESVAKFFNKEVVVFPDFRASFGDDLRVYTEELHQLFWALKSYYAQKKKPLVISPLKTLLFHLPQASLLESKTIEFGSNIDLNAFKEEMLFWGYNFVDMVQVEGEISFRGDIIDIYAPASKMPIRVSLFDNEIEQIKYFELESQRTQKEELDKFDITPAFYSLDEESFNKLSEKTSNSEFNSLVKDVASLGFWYLEEKASNFLEGKKTKLARSLDTLLVDAYALNNPQLSRENFNLDIMPSSDDFRELIVSDLHALLKVHKDKKVTIIAANEALMKQVGLFNLTNINEVYAPYILNIITKDELIISLNKPDKKRRRRKSSIMLDDLKAGDYVVHEDYGVGIFEKIEQTEILGGIKDFIVIKYVGDDKILLPVENLDFIDRYIASGGSTPMLDRLGKGSFGKLKEKVKKRLMEIAGQIVNTAAARELIKAPKITIAKKELQEFQKESGFDYTDDQTQSVDEIITQMQSGHIMDRLLSGDVGFGKTEVAMNTIFAAYKSGFQSALIVPTTLLSAQHYRSLTERFEGMGIRYAKLDRFVSSKDRTNIIKGLASGEIDAVVGTHSLFGLSFKNLGVVIIDEEHKFGVKQKEQIKELYHNVHLLSMSATPIPRSLNQALSSIKTMSQLLTPPSERQGVRTFVKEYSEKLIKEVILRELRRGGQVFYVHNSIDHMPIKLGELKAILPDLRVVMLHSKISAVETEKELLKFEAREYDLMIATSIIESGIHMPNVNTMIVDGADRFGIADLHQLRGRVGRGHTEGFAYFIVKDKENLTDEAKKRLLALESNSFLGSGSVLAYHDLEIRGGGNLVGDAQSGHIKNIGYSLYLRMLEDAIKLLSNTMESERAKVDIKLTISAFISDEVVKEDRLRLDIYRRLSQCEEPIEIYEIEEEIIDRFGELDNPTKQFFELMVIKLLSLEKKIRSIMNYGQNITITYQNDSKESIKSDSKDDDDIIKAVLFYLRNNKPKVL; encoded by the coding sequence ATGTCACAAAGTGCACTATTTCAATATTTTAAAACCGAGCCAAATCAAGATTTGGAAATCCTGATATGTGAAGACTCAAAAGAAGCTACAGAGCTAGAGAGTGTTGCAAAGTTTTTTAACAAAGAAGTAGTTGTATTCCCAGACTTTAGAGCAAGTTTTGGAGATGATTTGCGTGTTTATACAGAAGAGTTGCATCAGCTATTTTGGGCACTTAAATCATATTACGCACAAAAAAAGAAGCCTCTTGTTATATCTCCTTTAAAAACACTACTTTTTCATCTGCCCCAAGCTTCTCTATTGGAATCAAAAACAATTGAATTTGGTTCAAATATTGATTTAAATGCTTTTAAAGAAGAGATGTTATTTTGGGGATATAACTTTGTGGATATGGTTCAGGTTGAAGGTGAGATATCTTTTCGTGGAGATATTATAGATATCTATGCTCCTGCATCTAAGATGCCTATTCGTGTCTCTTTGTTTGATAATGAAATTGAGCAGATAAAATATTTTGAACTAGAATCTCAACGAACACAAAAAGAGGAGTTGGATAAGTTTGACATTACTCCAGCATTTTACTCTTTAGATGAAGAGAGTTTTAATAAACTTAGTGAAAAAACAAGCAATAGTGAGTTTAACTCTTTAGTTAAGGATGTAGCATCTCTTGGATTTTGGTATCTTGAAGAGAAGGCTTCAAACTTTTTAGAAGGTAAAAAAACAAAGCTTGCAAGATCTTTAGATACTCTGCTTGTAGATGCTTATGCTCTAAATAACCCTCAACTCTCAAGAGAAAATTTTAACTTAGACATAATGCCAAGTTCTGATGATTTTAGGGAGTTGATAGTCTCAGACTTGCATGCTCTTTTAAAAGTTCATAAAGATAAAAAAGTAACCATTATTGCTGCAAATGAAGCACTGATGAAGCAGGTTGGGCTTTTTAATCTTACAAATATAAACGAAGTTTACGCTCCATATATTTTAAATATAATCACTAAAGATGAGTTAATCATCTCTTTAAACAAGCCAGATAAGAAGAGACGAAGAAGAAAAAGTTCTATTATGCTTGATGATTTAAAAGCAGGTGACTATGTTGTTCATGAGGATTATGGTGTAGGTATATTTGAGAAGATTGAGCAGACAGAGATACTTGGTGGAATAAAAGATTTTATAGTTATCAAGTATGTTGGTGATGATAAAATCCTTTTACCTGTTGAAAACCTAGACTTTATAGATAGGTACATAGCATCTGGAGGTTCTACTCCGATGCTAGACCGTCTTGGTAAGGGAAGCTTTGGTAAGTTAAAAGAAAAGGTTAAAAAACGCCTTATGGAGATAGCAGGTCAGATTGTAAATACTGCTGCAGCTCGTGAACTTATAAAAGCGCCAAAAATTACTATTGCTAAAAAAGAACTTCAAGAATTCCAAAAAGAATCTGGCTTTGATTACACCGATGATCAAACACAATCAGTAGATGAGATAATTACTCAGATGCAATCAGGTCACATTATGGACAGACTGCTTAGTGGTGATGTTGGTTTTGGAAAAACTGAAGTTGCCATGAACACTATCTTTGCAGCATACAAATCAGGTTTTCAATCAGCTTTGATCGTTCCAACTACTCTTCTATCAGCTCAACACTACCGTTCACTTACAGAGCGTTTTGAAGGTATGGGAATCAGATACGCGAAACTAGACAGGTTTGTAAGTTCTAAAGATAGAACCAACATCATTAAAGGCTTAGCATCTGGAGAGATAGATGCTGTAGTCGGTACTCATTCTTTGTTTGGTTTGTCATTTAAAAACTTAGGTGTTGTTATCATAGATGAAGAGCATAAGTTTGGAGTGAAGCAAAAAGAGCAGATCAAAGAGCTTTACCATAATGTGCATCTGCTCTCAATGAGTGCTACACCAATTCCTCGTTCTCTTAACCAAGCATTGAGCTCTATAAAGACAATGAGCCAACTTCTAACTCCACCTAGTGAGAGACAGGGTGTTAGAACGTTTGTAAAAGAGTATAGTGAAAAACTTATCAAAGAAGTTATTTTAAGGGAACTTCGTCGCGGCGGGCAAGTTTTTTATGTGCATAACTCAATTGATCATATGCCAATAAAACTAGGTGAGTTAAAAGCGATACTTCCAGACCTTCGTGTTGTAATGCTTCACTCAAAAATCTCAGCAGTTGAGACTGAAAAAGAGTTGTTAAAGTTTGAAGCTAGAGAGTATGATCTGATGATAGCGACTTCAATTATTGAGTCAGGTATACATATGCCAAATGTAAATACGATGATAGTAGATGGTGCAGACAGATTCGGTATAGCAGATTTGCATCAGCTTCGTGGTCGTGTAGGACGTGGTCATACAGAAGGTTTTGCTTACTTCATAGTTAAAGACAAAGAGAACCTTACCGATGAGGCAAAAAAGCGTCTTTTAGCTTTAGAGTCTAACTCATTTTTAGGAAGCGGTTCAGTTCTAGCTTACCATGATTTAGAAATACGCGGTGGTGGAAATCTAGTCGGAGATGCACAGAGCGGACATATAAAAAATATAGGTTACTCTCTATACCTTAGAATGCTCGAAGACGCTATTAAACTACTTAGTAATACTATGGAGAGCGAGAGAGCTAAAGTAGATATAAAACTTACTATTTCTGCTTTCATATCTGATGAGGTTGTTAAAGAAGACAGACTTCGTCTGGATATCTATAGAAGACTCTCCCAGTGTGAAGAGCCTATAGAGATTTATGAGATAGAAGAAGAGATAATTGATAGATTTGGAGAGCTTGACAACCCAACAAAACAGTTCTTTGAACTAATGGTAATAAAGCTTCTTAGTTTAGAGAAAAAGATAAGAAGTATTATGAACTATGGACAAAATATTACTATTACGTATCAAAACGACTCAAAAGAGAGTATAAAATCAGACTCTAAAGATGATGATGACATTATAAAAGCAGTACTTTTTTATCTTAGAAATAATAAACCAAAGGTACTTTAA
- a CDS encoding bactofilin family protein — MNLSCNLYVDGEFEGVINSKKEVNIGKNGHIKGDVTTQRLVVQGYIEGTINAQRVEIKAAGRVSGTIESSELVIEAKGIFEGNSVVKDVSPVPTPETLQIKKV, encoded by the coding sequence ATGAATCTCTCATGTAATTTATATGTAGACGGTGAATTTGAAGGTGTAATAAACTCTAAAAAAGAGGTGAACATTGGTAAAAATGGACACATTAAAGGTGATGTCACTACTCAAAGACTTGTAGTACAAGGCTATATAGAAGGTACTATAAATGCTCAAAGAGTTGAGATAAAAGCAGCTGGGCGTGTAAGTGGAACAATAGAATCTAGTGAGCTTGTTATTGAAGCTAAAGGTATTTTTGAAGGTAATAGTGTTGTAAAAGATGTATCACCTGTTCCAACTCCTGAAACACTGCAGATAAAAAAAGTATAA
- a CDS encoding M23 family metallopeptidase yields MNDHFTITINDDHGVRQFNLHQIVKKGIWYAALFLGFVTLIAVGTILYLNYSVDQIEIKRENTQIAYDSIKKKNAELDQSMRDTQMALMAKKKELNEVSDSLSEIETLIGISPVEDMSLQDRVSITKVNSEHMATLLQFIPSGSPIEYKGVTSNFGYRIHPTLDRKEFHRGLDMKAPMKTPVYATADGIVEYAGIHKSSGFGKLVILQHNYGFRSYFGHLNSIVIKSGKFVKKGALIAYTGNSGMSSGPHLHYELRFIQRAVNPFYFVKWNVQNYKDIFEKEKQIPWQSLITATAHIKVPNPTQTLPSSQLALRSKVK; encoded by the coding sequence ATGAATGATCATTTTACCATTACCATCAATGATGATCATGGAGTAAGGCAGTTTAATCTTCACCAAATCGTTAAAAAAGGGATTTGGTATGCAGCACTATTTTTAGGTTTTGTTACTTTAATAGCAGTAGGAACTATCTTGTATCTTAACTATTCAGTTGATCAGATAGAGATTAAACGTGAAAACACACAGATTGCATATGACTCCATAAAGAAAAAAAATGCCGAACTTGACCAAAGTATGAGAGACACACAGATGGCTCTAATGGCTAAGAAGAAAGAACTTAATGAAGTCTCTGATTCCCTCTCAGAAATAGAAACATTAATTGGTATATCCCCTGTAGAGGATATGTCTTTGCAAGATAGAGTTAGTATAACAAAAGTAAATTCCGAACATATGGCAACACTGTTACAATTTATTCCAAGTGGATCTCCTATTGAGTATAAAGGAGTTACAAGTAATTTTGGTTACAGAATACATCCAACTTTAGATAGAAAAGAGTTCCATCGCGGACTTGATATGAAAGCACCAATGAAAACACCTGTTTATGCTACAGCAGATGGAATCGTTGAATATGCAGGCATTCATAAAAGCAGTGGATTCGGTAAACTTGTAATACTTCAACATAACTACGGATTTAGATCATATTTTGGTCATTTAAACAGTATTGTGATAAAATCGGGTAAGTTTGTAAAGAAGGGTGCTTTAATTGCTTATACAGGCAACTCAGGTATGAGTAGCGGACCGCATCTACACTACGAACTTAGATTTATTCAACGTGCAGTAAATCCCTTTTATTTTGTAAAATGGAATGTACAAAACTACAAAGACATATTTGAAAAGGAAAAACAAATACCATGGCAATCTTTAATAACGGCGACAGCACACATCAAGGTACCAAACCCGACACAAACACTACCATCATCACAACTGGCTCTACGATCAAAGGTGAAATGA
- a CDS encoding bifunctional folylpolyglutamate synthase/dihydrofolate synthase, producing MLQDFLSAKPLYYNEIDYSRMPRIYDKIKSHLPNPKIIHLIGTNGKGTTGRFLASALHSLGFDTGHYTSPHILKFNERVWKNGQNIDDNSLEEAHKELQDILSQDDSNALSYFEYTTLLSLLVYKECEYVVMEAGLGGEHDATAVFDKVLTLVTPIAFDHEAFLGNSIESIATTKLNAIQKNAILAIQKESEVYSVAEKLSKEKSLDIKRYSQMLDESDKKKIESITKKLKLEEYLVQNLSLSISALKFLNIEYCDDNFTDARLFGRLTHISENVIVDVGHNPLAAEAIRDSLMPNKYVLVYNTYKDKDYKKILEILKPIVKRVEIIAINDERAESNSRLKRTLNDLAIKCSTFKSVTPNIKYLVFGSFSVVEAFIKRQNRVDV from the coding sequence GTGTTGCAAGATTTTTTATCAGCTAAACCACTCTATTACAATGAGATTGACTATTCTAGGATGCCACGCATATACGATAAAATAAAATCTCATCTTCCTAATCCAAAAATCATTCATCTTATTGGTACAAATGGAAAAGGAACAACAGGTCGCTTTTTGGCTTCGGCTTTGCACTCGTTAGGGTTTGATACAGGGCACTATACATCTCCTCATATTTTAAAATTTAATGAGAGAGTCTGGAAGAATGGACAAAATATTGATGATAATAGTTTAGAAGAAGCTCATAAAGAACTGCAAGATATTTTATCTCAAGATGATTCTAATGCTCTTAGTTATTTTGAATATACAACACTATTATCCCTGTTGGTTTATAAAGAGTGTGAGTATGTAGTTATGGAAGCAGGTTTAGGCGGAGAGCATGATGCTACTGCAGTCTTTGATAAGGTACTTACTCTTGTTACTCCAATTGCATTTGATCATGAAGCTTTTTTGGGTAACTCGATAGAATCAATTGCAACAACAAAACTCAACGCGATTCAAAAAAATGCTATTTTAGCGATTCAAAAAGAAAGTGAAGTTTATAGTGTAGCAGAGAAGTTATCTAAAGAAAAGTCCTTAGATATAAAGAGATATTCACAAATGCTAGACGAAAGTGATAAAAAAAAGATAGAAAGTATCACAAAAAAACTAAAACTTGAAGAGTATTTAGTACAAAATCTTTCACTTAGTATATCTGCTTTAAAATTTTTAAATATAGAGTACTGTGATGATAATTTCACAGATGCAAGACTTTTTGGAAGGCTAACTCACATAAGTGAAAATGTGATTGTTGATGTTGGCCACAATCCCCTTGCTGCCGAAGCTATAAGAGATTCTCTTATGCCTAATAAATATGTTTTAGTCTATAATACTTACAAAGATAAGGATTATAAAAAGATCCTTGAAATATTAAAACCAATCGTAAAACGTGTAGAAATTATTGCAATAAATGATGAAAGAGCAGAATCAAATAGTCGGCTTAAAAGAACTTTAAATGATTTAGCGATAAAATGTAGCACGTTTAAAAGTGTTACTCCAAACATTAAGTATCTTGTCTTTGGATCTTTTAGTGTTGTGGAAGCTTTTATAAAAAGGCAAAATAGGGTGGATGTTTAA
- a CDS encoding GGDEF domain-containing protein: protein MTIQSIIKKAVKRLELEGKLLTPDFYAEAFCKEAQKAGMQSEDCNHVDKFTKTLNKDFQKELAQYRIKTIGELSRFLISKLNRTKPTICSELLEAQSAFTKRILQVVEVLHNAEATELAKQSIKLLSSNPNTTDLEQFRQYWINFITTYDDTFLNKLGSLGSVDSNNLRKTVESLNTSIGKSKSITGEEELRRIATLLVSSFVPSIASSVNEKIANLSDKIKSNPSLLDSVSIESEIRAVILLRIALDKESVKEMVESLDGVLDKLSLRLIEMIERSDDSTVEIQQIKIELESYNEHTISNFALAHKKLFIIATALEENTQLLSRDLKNHSTEVTALSKKVRKLERELEDAKNASKEDFLTKLYNRRALDDFMGVKEAEFERYGHNFSVVMFDLDHFKSVNDNFGHEAGDAVLGAFAKILKKEARSVDVVGRFGGEEFMALLSETDTEGGAIFAEKVRKHVEKARFMYKGERIEVTVSCGISERKKHTSLSNVINSADEYLYKAKKDGRNQVAYKK, encoded by the coding sequence TTGACAATACAAAGTATTATTAAAAAAGCTGTAAAAAGACTTGAACTAGAAGGTAAACTTTTAACGCCAGATTTTTATGCTGAGGCCTTTTGTAAAGAAGCACAAAAAGCAGGTATGCAGTCAGAAGATTGTAACCATGTAGATAAATTCACAAAAACTCTTAACAAAGATTTTCAAAAAGAATTAGCTCAGTATAGAATCAAAACTATTGGTGAGTTATCCCGTTTTTTAATCTCAAAACTCAATAGAACAAAACCTACTATATGTTCAGAACTTTTAGAAGCGCAGAGCGCTTTCACAAAAAGAATTTTACAAGTTGTAGAAGTTCTGCATAATGCCGAAGCCACAGAGCTTGCAAAGCAAAGTATAAAACTACTAAGCTCAAATCCAAATACAACAGATTTAGAACAATTTAGACAATATTGGATTAACTTTATAACAACATATGATGATACATTTTTAAATAAATTAGGCTCTCTAGGAAGTGTGGACAGTAATAATTTAAGAAAGACTGTAGAGAGTTTAAATACTTCTATTGGTAAATCAAAATCGATAACTGGAGAAGAAGAACTTAGAAGAATTGCCACTCTTTTAGTCTCATCTTTTGTTCCATCTATCGCTTCTAGCGTGAATGAAAAAATAGCAAATTTGAGCGATAAGATAAAATCAAATCCTTCTCTTTTGGATAGTGTAAGTATAGAGAGTGAGATAAGAGCTGTTATTTTACTGAGAATTGCACTTGATAAAGAGAGTGTAAAAGAGATGGTTGAGTCTCTTGATGGAGTTCTTGATAAATTATCTTTAAGACTTATTGAGATGATAGAACGTTCTGATGATTCAACTGTAGAAATTCAACAAATAAAAATAGAGCTTGAGTCATATAATGAACATACAATTAGCAACTTTGCTTTAGCGCATAAAAAACTTTTCATTATTGCAACAGCACTAGAAGAAAACACTCAACTACTTAGTAGAGATTTAAAAAATCATAGTACTGAGGTAACAGCACTAAGTAAAAAAGTTCGTAAACTAGAACGTGAGCTAGAAGATGCTAAAAATGCGTCAAAAGAGGACTTCTTAACTAAACTTTATAATAGACGTGCATTAGATGACTTCATGGGTGTAAAAGAGGCTGAGTTTGAGAGATATGGGCATAACTTTAGTGTTGTGATGTTTGATCTTGACCACTTCAAATCTGTTAATGATAACTTTGGCCATGAAGCTGGAGATGCTGTTCTTGGTGCTTTTGCAAAAATACTAAAAAAAGAAGCAAGAAGTGTTGACGTAGTCGGAAGATTTGGCGGTGAAGAATTTATGGCGCTTTTAAGTGAAACAGATACTGAAGGTGGCGCTATATTTGCGGAGAAGGTAAGAAAGCATGTTGAAAAGGCCCGCTTTATGTACAAAGGGGAGAGAATAGAAGTAACCGTAAGCTGTGGTATAAGTGAGAGAAAAAAACACACTTCTCTATCTAATGTTATAAACTCTGCTGATGAGTATTTGTATAAAGCTAAAAAAGATGGTCGTAACCAAGTGGCATACAAGAAATAG
- the lptE gene encoding LPS assembly lipoprotein LptE yields MKLILSLLIVLGFASCGYKPSSKFSREVMGDKISTSIIISAQDPENTVIIKDAVDEAIIEVFHASLRDRASSDTHLDLSIANPSYTPIVYDNDGFVIGYRMSVSLSIIRHHSGVSKGYSVTGTYDFTVAPNAVVTDQERFDAIRFSAAKAIRSFVAKVSAEGARAKKKKE; encoded by the coding sequence TTGAAACTAATATTATCACTTCTTATTGTTTTAGGTTTTGCATCTTGTGGGTATAAACCAAGTTCAAAGTTCTCTAGAGAAGTGATGGGTGATAAAATTAGTACAAGCATAATTATCTCAGCACAAGACCCTGAAAATACGGTAATTATTAAAGATGCAGTTGATGAAGCTATTATAGAAGTTTTTCACGCATCTCTGCGTGATAGAGCCAGTTCTGATACTCATCTGGATTTGAGTATAGCAAATCCGTCTTATACACCTATTGTCTATGATAATGATGGTTTTGTAATTGGCTATAGAATGAGTGTAAGTTTGAGTATAATTAGACATCACAGCGGTGTTTCTAAGGGTTACTCAGTTACAGGAACATATGACTTTACAGTAGCACCAAATGCTGTTGTAACTGATCAAGAGAGATTTGATGCTATACGCTTTAGTGCGGCAAAGGCGATTAGGTCGTTTGTTGCAAAAGTTTCTGCTGAGGGCGCAAGGGCTAAAAAAAAGAAGGAGTAA